One stretch of Deltaproteobacteria bacterium GWA2_45_12 DNA includes these proteins:
- a CDS encoding arginine--tRNA ligase: MKEKLEILLLQAVLKAYPNSISSLQVEVPADSKHGDFASNVAMVLTKALKKNPREIAQTIKDNIDLSDGMIGSVVIEGPGFLNFKLTQGFWIRALKIIDEQKKMFGVCQAYKGKKAMVEFVSANPTGPLHIGHGRNAVVGDTIARLLSAVGYEVTREYYVNDGGIQISTLGRSVYARYLQKQGVEVPFPEDGYQGDYIADIAAELLPRSAEFERMPRDQIIETFGRYAGDKILGEILEDLRRVGVQFDSIFQESSLYKQDKVRQTIDELKAKNLVYEQEGALWLRSTSFGDDKDRVLIKSDGSYTYLSPDIAYHRDKFKRGFDLLVNVWGADHAGYGPRLKAALLGLGYPADHLHLVFIQMVSLIREGETVSMSTRRATYETLEDVVKAVGKDVARYFFMMRSYQAQLEFDMELAKKETSENPVYYIQYAHARICSIFEKALEEQKIAVPAYKDEWSALLGLPEETEMAQLLLEYPESILKAASEITPHRVAHYALELARAFQSYYDKARSDDRYRVVGHDKKTTQAKLFFLSCVRQVLQNAMHVLGIEAPEKM, encoded by the coding sequence ATGAAAGAAAAACTTGAAATCCTTTTGTTACAGGCTGTCCTGAAAGCCTATCCCAATTCCATAAGCTCCTTGCAGGTGGAAGTGCCCGCCGATTCCAAACACGGGGACTTTGCCAGCAATGTGGCCATGGTGCTGACCAAGGCCCTTAAAAAAAATCCGCGAGAAATTGCCCAGACCATCAAGGACAATATTGATTTGTCCGATGGAATGATCGGGTCCGTTGTTATTGAAGGCCCTGGTTTTTTAAATTTTAAGTTAACCCAGGGTTTTTGGATTCGTGCCCTCAAAATCATTGATGAACAAAAAAAAATGTTTGGTGTGTGCCAGGCCTATAAAGGAAAAAAAGCCATGGTGGAGTTTGTCAGTGCCAATCCCACCGGTCCCCTGCATATCGGACATGGCCGTAATGCCGTTGTGGGAGATACCATTGCGCGCCTGCTTTCAGCGGTTGGGTATGAAGTGACGCGTGAATATTATGTCAACGATGGGGGAATTCAAATTTCAACCCTCGGGCGCTCGGTCTATGCCCGTTATCTTCAAAAACAAGGGGTCGAGGTTCCCTTTCCCGAAGATGGCTATCAGGGGGATTACATTGCCGATATCGCCGCTGAACTTTTGCCCCGAAGTGCTGAATTTGAAAGGATGCCCAGGGATCAGATTATTGAAACCTTTGGACGTTATGCGGGGGATAAAATCCTTGGTGAAATTTTGGAAGATTTGCGTCGTGTGGGAGTGCAGTTTGATTCCATTTTTCAGGAATCTTCCTTGTACAAGCAGGATAAAGTTCGTCAAACCATAGATGAACTCAAGGCAAAAAATCTGGTGTATGAACAGGAAGGGGCTCTTTGGCTTCGGTCAACTTCCTTTGGTGATGACAAAGATCGCGTTCTTATCAAGAGCGATGGTTCTTATACCTATCTTTCGCCGGATATCGCCTACCATCGTGACAAATTCAAACGGGGGTTTGATCTTTTGGTGAATGTTTGGGGCGCTGACCATGCCGGGTACGGCCCAAGGCTTAAAGCGGCCCTTTTGGGTTTGGGTTATCCGGCCGATCATTTACATCTCGTTTTTATTCAAATGGTCAGTTTGATCAGGGAAGGCGAAACTGTTTCCATGTCCACCCGACGGGCCACTTATGAAACCCTTGAAGATGTTGTCAAAGCCGTTGGAAAGGATGTGGCCCGTTATTTTTTCATGATGCGATCCTATCAGGCCCAACTTGAATTTGATATGGAGCTGGCCAAAAAGGAAACTTCCGAAAACCCTGTTTATTATATTCAGTATGCCCATGCGCGCATATGCAGTATTTTTGAAAAAGCCCTTGAAGAGCAAAAAATTGCGGTTCCTGCTTATAAAGATGAATGGAGTGCTTTGCTTGGGTTGCCTGAAGAAACCGAAATGGCGCAGCTTCTTTTGGAATATCCGGAATCTATTTTAAAGGCCGCTTCCGAAATTACCCCCCATCGTGTGGCTCACTATGCCCTTGAATTGGCCAGGGCCTTTCAGTCATATTATGACAAGGCACGCAGTGATGATCGTTATCGTGTGGTGGGGCATGACAAAAAAACCACACAAGCCAAATTGTTTTTCTTAAGTTGTGTCCGGCAAGTGCTTCAGAATGCCATGCATGTTTTGGGTATTGAAGCCCCGGAGAAAATGTAA
- a CDS encoding magnesium transporter, whose protein sequence is MEFPRSSNDILSLEELEDVWPILQGEERLEALYAPSRPVAENFFLQLSSEDQADILTNLPEGEKRSWIRLLPPDDAADVLQIVNKEQHPSLLQYLDEPTRKEVTALLAYAEDDAGGLMNPRYARLRPDMPLDEAISYLKRQTRAQIENIYYIYVLDEGQHLLGVVSYRDLFSADPQKKIRDIMRTHIVKADEAMDQEALGQLFKRYKFLAVPVVDSENRLKGVVTVDDIVDVMTEEATEDIQKLGAVSPLEMPYMKTSIFDLVKKRAGWLSVLFLGEMLTASAMSRYALEIEKAVVLALFLPLIISSGGNSGSQASTLVIRAMAVGEITLRDWWRVAKREIFSGLALGGVLGVIGFIRIFVWQYFFESYGEHYTLIAITLFASLIGVVLIGTIAGSMLPFILSRLKLDPASASAPFVATLVDVGGLIIYFSIAALLLQGSLL, encoded by the coding sequence ATGGAATTTCCCCGTTCATCCAACGACATCCTTTCTTTAGAAGAGCTTGAAGATGTCTGGCCCATTCTTCAGGGGGAAGAACGCCTGGAAGCCCTTTACGCTCCATCGCGCCCCGTGGCCGAAAATTTTTTCCTGCAATTATCTTCTGAGGATCAGGCCGACATTCTCACCAATCTGCCCGAGGGTGAAAAACGTTCATGGATACGGCTTTTACCCCCCGATGATGCCGCCGATGTCCTGCAAATTGTCAACAAAGAGCAGCATCCTTCCCTCCTTCAATATTTAGACGAGCCCACGCGTAAAGAAGTAACCGCCCTTTTGGCCTATGCCGAGGACGATGCCGGTGGCTTGATGAATCCGCGTTATGCACGGCTACGTCCCGACATGCCCTTAGATGAGGCCATTAGTTATCTTAAAAGACAAACGCGGGCCCAAATTGAAAACATTTATTACATTTATGTTTTAGACGAAGGTCAGCATCTGTTGGGGGTTGTATCCTACCGCGATCTTTTTTCCGCCGACCCTCAAAAGAAAATCAGGGACATCATGCGAACCCACATCGTCAAAGCCGATGAAGCCATGGATCAGGAAGCTTTGGGGCAACTTTTCAAACGCTACAAATTTCTGGCCGTTCCGGTTGTCGATTCGGAAAACCGGCTTAAGGGTGTTGTTACCGTGGATGATATTGTCGATGTCATGACTGAGGAAGCCACTGAAGACATCCAGAAATTGGGTGCTGTATCCCCCCTGGAAATGCCCTACATGAAAACCAGCATTTTCGACCTGGTTAAAAAAAGGGCTGGCTGGCTGTCAGTCTTATTTCTAGGAGAAATGCTCACAGCCTCTGCCATGAGTCGTTACGCCCTTGAAATTGAAAAAGCGGTCGTATTGGCCCTGTTTCTTCCCCTCATCATCTCCAGTGGGGGTAATTCCGGATCACAGGCTTCCACTCTGGTCATTCGGGCGATGGCTGTGGGAGAAATAACCCTTCGGGATTGGTGGCGTGTCGCAAAACGTGAAATTTTTTCAGGGTTGGCGCTGGGAGGGGTTTTGGGAGTCATCGGCTTTATCCGTATTTTTGTGTGGCAATATTTTTTTGAAAGCTATGGTGAACACTACACACTCATTGCCATCACGCTTTTTGCCAGCCTGATTGGCGTGGTTCTTATAGGAACCATCGCCGGCTCGATGCTTCCCTTCATTTTAAGCAGACTCAAGCTGGACCCCGCAAGCGCCTCGGCCCCTTTTGTCGCCACATTGGTCGACGTGGGAGGGCTTATCATTTATTTTTCCATTGCGGCCCTGCTTCTTCAAGGTTCTTTGCTTTAA
- a CDS encoding NAD(P)H-dependent oxidoreductase, which produces MSTFSSQDLLTQMKWRYAVKKFEEQKKIPPPLWNALEECLVLTPSSYGLQPWKFLVITEPTLKEKLLPLSWNQKQVVDCSHYVVFLAKTDITETDIDRFIARTCEVRHTAVESLAGYKKMMMTDLVSGPRHATITHWATNQIYLALGNLLTSAAVLGVDACPMEGLEPEKYDKVLNVQDSGYATRVACALGYRAENDKHARSAKVRFKKEDVLVLLK; this is translated from the coding sequence ATGTCAACTTTTTCTTCACAAGACCTTCTGACTCAAATGAAGTGGCGTTATGCCGTTAAAAAATTTGAGGAGCAGAAAAAAATTCCTCCCCCTCTATGGAATGCCCTTGAAGAATGCCTGGTGCTTACCCCTTCTTCCTATGGTCTTCAGCCATGGAAATTTTTGGTGATCACCGAACCAACCCTTAAAGAAAAACTTCTTCCGCTTTCCTGGAACCAAAAACAGGTTGTTGATTGTTCCCACTATGTGGTGTTTTTGGCCAAAACCGATATCACCGAAACCGACATCGACCGTTTCATCGCTCGCACTTGCGAAGTAAGACACACAGCTGTTGAGTCACTGGCCGGTTATAAAAAAATGATGATGACCGATCTTGTCAGCGGTCCCCGCCATGCCACCATCACCCATTGGGCCACCAACCAGATTTATCTGGCCCTTGGGAATTTACTCACCTCAGCCGCCGTCCTGGGTGTGGATGCCTGCCCCATGGAGGGCCTTGAACCGGAAAAATATGATAAGGTTTTAAACGTCCAAGATTCGGGCTATGCCACACGGGTGGCTTGTGCCCTTGGTTACAGGGCAGAAAATGACAAGCATGCCCGATCGGCCAAAGTGCGTTTCAAAAAAGAAGATGTCCTGGTTTTACTCAAATAG
- a CDS encoding transcriptional regulator — protein MARKKISTTVYITPEQDELLKQLHEKTRVPIAEYIRQGIDLVLNKYKHNLPGQMFLIDQEEESS, from the coding sequence ATGGCACGGAAGAAAATTTCCACCACTGTTTACATCACACCCGAACAGGATGAACTGTTAAAACAGTTGCATGAAAAAACCAGGGTGCCCATTGCCGAATATATTCGGCAAGGAATAGATTTGGTTTTGAACAAATACAAGCACAATCTTCCTGGACAAATGTTTCTTATAGACCAAGAAGAAGAATCTTCATAA
- a CDS encoding elongation factor 4: protein MPEIPQSHRRNFCIIAHIDHGKSTLADRLIESTGGLELREMREQILDAMDLERERGITIKAHSVRLVYRAKSGEDYELNIIDTPGHVDFNYEVSRSLSACEGALLIVDAAQGVQAQTLANVYLALDSQLEILPVLNKIDLPNADPERIKKQIEDIIGLPTDNAIHASAKTGQGIEEILEAIIKYFPPPKGDQKAPLKALVFDSWFNTYQGAVVLVRVMQGSISVGEKIKFMYTGKNYEVLQAGFFTPKPILTKSLQTGQVGFVVAGIKEVKEAKIGDTITSQDNPSLEPLPGFKEVKPMVFCGIYPIEPNQYELLKDSLEKLRLNDSAFSYEPETSGALGFGFRCGFLGLLHMEIVQERLEREYGLNLISTSPTVAYRIYTTKGEMLAIDNPTKMPDASVIDHIEEPFISVTIHVPSEYVGSIIQLCEEKRGIQKNIDYITPERVMVHYDLPFPEMMFDFYDKLKSITKGYGSIDYEFKDFQTSDLIKLNVLINGDPVDALSIIVHREKSYYRGRELVSKLREIIPRQQYEVAIQAAIGAKIVARETVKALRKDVIAKCYGGDITRKRKLLEKQKEGKKRMKQVGYVEIPQEAFLAVLKID from the coding sequence ATGCCTGAAATTCCCCAATCCCATCGACGTAATTTTTGCATCATTGCCCATATCGACCATGGCAAGTCGACCCTTGCCGATCGGCTTATCGAATCAACGGGGGGGCTGGAATTACGTGAAATGCGCGAGCAAATTTTGGATGCCATGGATCTGGAGCGCGAGCGGGGGATTACCATCAAGGCTCATAGTGTCCGTTTGGTTTATCGTGCCAAAAGCGGAGAAGACTACGAACTGAACATTATTGATACCCCGGGGCATGTTGATTTTAATTATGAAGTTTCACGAAGCCTGTCTGCTTGCGAAGGAGCCCTTCTTATAGTGGATGCGGCTCAAGGGGTGCAGGCCCAGACATTGGCCAATGTTTATTTAGCCCTGGATAGCCAACTTGAAATTCTGCCTGTCTTAAACAAGATTGATCTCCCCAATGCCGACCCTGAACGTATCAAAAAACAGATTGAAGATATTATCGGGTTGCCTACCGATAATGCGATTCATGCCAGTGCCAAAACAGGCCAGGGCATTGAAGAAATCCTGGAAGCGATCATCAAGTATTTTCCACCTCCCAAAGGAGACCAAAAAGCTCCGCTTAAGGCGTTGGTCTTTGATAGTTGGTTTAATACCTATCAAGGGGCGGTCGTGCTTGTTCGGGTGATGCAGGGTTCCATTTCAGTCGGTGAAAAAATCAAATTCATGTACACCGGTAAAAATTATGAAGTGTTGCAGGCCGGTTTTTTTACTCCCAAACCGATTCTGACAAAATCGCTTCAAACAGGGCAGGTGGGTTTTGTGGTGGCAGGTATTAAGGAAGTCAAGGAAGCCAAAATAGGGGATACGATCACCTCACAAGACAACCCAAGCCTGGAGCCACTTCCCGGGTTTAAAGAAGTCAAGCCCATGGTCTTTTGCGGTATCTATCCGATTGAGCCGAATCAGTATGAACTTTTAAAAGATTCACTCGAAAAACTTCGATTAAATGACAGTGCCTTTAGTTATGAACCCGAAACTTCCGGGGCCCTTGGTTTTGGTTTCCGTTGCGGTTTTTTGGGTTTGTTGCACATGGAAATTGTCCAGGAAAGACTGGAACGTGAATACGGGCTTAATCTCATTTCAACATCTCCCACGGTGGCTTACCGTATCTATACGACCAAGGGGGAAATGCTGGCCATCGACAATCCCACAAAAATGCCGGATGCTTCGGTGATTGACCATATTGAAGAGCCTTTTATTTCGGTGACCATTCATGTCCCCAGCGAATATGTGGGAAGCATTATCCAGTTGTGCGAAGAAAAAAGGGGAATCCAAAAAAACATCGATTACATTACCCCTGAGCGCGTCATGGTCCATTATGATTTGCCTTTTCCTGAGATGATGTTTGATTTTTATGACAAGCTTAAATCGATCACCAAGGGTTATGGTTCCATCGATTACGAATTCAAGGATTTTCAGACTTCCGATCTTATCAAGCTCAATGTGCTTATCAATGGAGATCCGGTGGATGCCCTTTCGATCATTGTTCATCGCGAAAAATCCTATTATCGCGGGCGCGAATTGGTTTCCAAGCTCAGGGAAATTATTCCGCGGCAACAATATGAAGTGGCCATCCAGGCGGCCATTGGGGCCAAGATTGTCGCTCGCGAAACGGTGAAGGCTCTTCGCAAGGATGTGATCGCAAAATGCTACGGTGGTGATATTACGCGAAAGAGAAAGTTGCTAGAAAAACAAAAAGAAGGTAAAAAACGCATGAAACAAGTGGGGTATGTGGAAATTCCCCAGGAAGCGTTTTTAGCTGTGTTGAAAATTGATTAG
- a CDS encoding signal peptidase I, whose protein sequence is MNSSAKKKGVVREYVEALLVAVLLAFVIRSFLIEPYKIPSKSMVPTLLVGDHIFVNKLAYGWRIPGTKKWLTYFGEPTRGEVMVFIYPEDEKLDFIKRVVGLPGDHIRMTDNKLYINDVEITNQDIEVVGINPQDKRNLLLPEAKASELPKDIKGIPFFRGYSNYQIKLEDMIGSKHLMQRSKLLPNNDSFDLTVPADTYFVMGDNRDQSADSRVWGFVPRKNLKGRAIFIWLSLDSDLGGVRFKRFGKKII, encoded by the coding sequence TTGAATTCCTCGGCCAAGAAAAAAGGCGTTGTTCGCGAATATGTTGAAGCCCTTCTTGTTGCTGTTTTGCTGGCCTTTGTGATTCGTTCTTTTCTTATTGAACCTTACAAGATCCCTTCCAAGTCGATGGTTCCCACACTCTTGGTCGGGGACCATATCTTTGTGAACAAATTGGCCTATGGGTGGAGAATTCCCGGCACCAAAAAATGGCTCACCTATTTTGGAGAGCCCACGCGCGGGGAGGTGATGGTTTTTATTTACCCCGAGGATGAAAAACTCGATTTTATCAAAAGGGTGGTGGGGCTTCCTGGTGATCATATTCGCATGACGGACAATAAGCTTTATATAAATGATGTTGAAATCACCAACCAGGATATCGAGGTGGTGGGTATCAATCCACAGGACAAACGGAATCTTCTTTTGCCAGAGGCAAAAGCTTCAGAACTTCCCAAGGACATAAAAGGCATTCCATTTTTCAGGGGATATTCAAATTATCAAATCAAGCTTGAAGACATGATTGGATCAAAACACCTGATGCAGCGAAGCAAGCTTTTACCCAATAATGATTCTTTTGACCTTACTGTACCCGCTGACACCTATTTTGTGATGGGGGATAACCGGGACCAGAGTGCGGATAGCCGGGTTTGGGGTTTTGTACCACGCAAAAACTTGAAGGGCCGGGCGATTTTCATTTGGCTTTCCCTGGATTCTGATTTGGGGGGAGTTCGTTTCAAACGCTTTGGTAAAAAAATCATTTAG
- a CDS encoding 7-cyano-7-deazaguanine synthase QueC — MRDSSIILLSGGLDSTAALAWAKTNSDVIMGLTLHYGQRSAQQEIRSSSALCAHYDVLHKVVEVPFFSEMESVALTEGKSSFPSLSMSELDDADITAHSAKAVWVPNRNGVFLNMAASFAENKGASWVVVGFNKEEAQSFPDNSEEFVSKANEFFKYSTLTKVKVVSPMGLKTKKEIVKWCLKQKVPLNLLWSCYRGGDKMCGECESCLRLKRALQANKALELTEKLF, encoded by the coding sequence ATGCGTGATTCTTCCATTATTCTTCTGTCTGGCGGGCTTGACTCCACCGCCGCTCTTGCATGGGCCAAGACAAATTCGGACGTTATTATGGGGTTAACCCTTCACTATGGTCAGCGGTCGGCCCAACAAGAGATAAGGTCTTCGTCGGCTCTTTGTGCGCATTATGATGTTTTGCATAAGGTGGTTGAAGTTCCTTTTTTTTCTGAAATGGAATCTGTGGCTCTCACTGAAGGAAAAAGCTCTTTTCCCTCCCTTTCGATGAGTGAATTAGATGATGCAGATATTACCGCTCATTCAGCCAAGGCGGTGTGGGTTCCCAACAGAAACGGCGTATTTTTAAACATGGCAGCCAGTTTTGCCGAGAACAAGGGGGCCAGTTGGGTGGTTGTTGGTTTTAACAAGGAAGAAGCCCAAAGTTTTCCGGATAATTCAGAAGAGTTTGTTTCCAAGGCCAATGAATTTTTTAAATATTCCACATTAACCAAGGTGAAAGTCGTTTCCCCCATGGGTTTGAAAACAAAAAAAGAAATCGTGAAGTGGTGTTTAAAGCAAAAAGTTCCCTTAAATTTGTTGTGGAGCTGCTATCGCGGGGGGGACAAAATGTGCGGGGAATGTGAATCGTGCCTGAGGCTTAAGCGGGCGTTGCAGGCAAACAAGGCTTTGGAATTAACGGAGAAACTTTTTTGA